One window of Fusobacterium polymorphum genomic DNA carries:
- a CDS encoding ABC-F family ATP-binding cassette domain-containing protein, whose product MIATASLGMRFSGRKLFEDVNLKFTPGNCYGVIGANGAGKSTFVKILSGELEATEGEVIFDKNKRMSVLKQDHFQYEEEEVLNVVLMGNKKLWDIMVEKNAIYAKTDFTDEDGIRAAELEGEFAELNGWDAETEAETLLMGLKIGADLHHKLMKELTEPEKVKVLLAQALFGEPDVLLLDEPTNGLDVKAISWLENFIMGLENSTVIVVSHDRHFLNKVCTHITDIDYGKIKMYVGNYDFWYESNELMKTLINNKNKKLEQKRQELQEFIARFSANASKSKQATSRKKQLEKLQLEDMQMSNRKYPFVEFKPEREAGNNLLKVENLSKTIDGVKVLDNVSFTIETGDKVVFLAKNDLVKTTLLSILAGEIEPDSGTYTWGVTTSQAYMPRDNSQYFNNTDVNLIDWLRPYSPDEHEAFIRGFLGRMLFSGDETLKKVSVLSGGEKVRCMLSKLMLSGANVLLFDNPSDHLDLESITSLNKALIKFKGTILFGAHDHEFIQTVANRIIEITPKGLVDKVTTYDEYLEDETIQARLDEMYS is encoded by the coding sequence ATGATAGCAACAGCTAGTCTTGGAATGAGATTTTCTGGTAGAAAATTATTTGAAGATGTAAATTTAAAATTTACTCCTGGAAACTGTTATGGAGTTATAGGAGCTAATGGAGCGGGAAAATCAACATTTGTAAAAATTCTTTCAGGAGAATTAGAAGCAACTGAGGGAGAAGTTATATTTGATAAAAATAAAAGAATGTCTGTTTTAAAACAAGACCACTTCCAATATGAAGAAGAAGAAGTTTTAAATGTTGTTCTTATGGGGAATAAAAAACTATGGGATATTATGGTAGAAAAAAATGCCATTTATGCTAAGACAGATTTTACTGATGAAGATGGAATAAGAGCAGCAGAGCTTGAAGGAGAATTTGCTGAACTTAATGGTTGGGATGCTGAAACAGAAGCTGAAACTTTACTTATGGGATTAAAAATCGGAGCAGACTTACATCATAAATTGATGAAAGAATTAACTGAGCCTGAAAAAGTAAAAGTTTTACTTGCTCAAGCACTTTTTGGAGAACCAGATGTTTTACTTTTGGATGAACCTACAAACGGACTTGATGTAAAAGCAATAAGTTGGCTAGAAAATTTTATCATGGGTCTTGAAAATTCAACAGTTATTGTAGTATCTCATGACAGACACTTTTTAAATAAGGTTTGTACTCATATCACAGATATAGACTATGGTAAAATTAAAATGTATGTCGGAAACTATGATTTCTGGTATGAATCAAACGAACTTATGAAAACTTTAATCAATAATAAAAATAAAAAATTAGAGCAAAAAAGACAAGAATTACAAGAATTTATTGCTAGATTTAGTGCCAATGCCTCTAAGTCTAAACAAGCAACTTCAAGAAAGAAACAATTAGAAAAATTACAACTTGAAGATATGCAAATGTCTAATAGAAAATACCCATTTGTTGAATTTAAACCTGAAAGAGAAGCAGGAAATAACTTGCTGAAAGTTGAAAATCTTTCAAAAACTATTGATGGAGTAAAAGTTTTAGACAATGTTTCTTTTACAATAGAAACAGGAGATAAAGTTGTTTTCCTAGCTAAAAATGACTTGGTAAAAACTACTTTATTATCTATTTTAGCAGGTGAAATTGAACCTGATTCAGGAACTTACACTTGGGGAGTTACAACTAGTCAAGCATATATGCCAAGAGATAATAGTCAATATTTTAACAATACAGATGTAAACTTAATTGATTGGTTAAGACCATACTCCCCAGATGAACATGAAGCATTTATCAGAGGATTTTTAGGAAGAATGTTATTTTCAGGAGATGAAACTCTTAAAAAAGTATCTGTATTATCTGGAGGAGAAAAAGTTAGATGTATGTTATCTAAATTAATGCTTTCAGGAGCTAATGTACTTTTATTTGATAACCCAAGTGACCACTTAGATTTGGAATCAATTACTTCATTAAACAAGGCTTTAATAAAATTTAAAGGTACTATTTTATTTGGAGCTCATGACCATGAGTTTATACAAACTGTTGCAAATAGAATTATTGAAATAACTCCAAAAGGGCTTGTTGATAAAGTAACAACTTATGATGAATATTTAGAAGATGAAACTATTCAAGCTAGATTAGATGAAATGTACAGTTAA
- a CDS encoding SDR family oxidoreductase, with product MKKILIMGGNQFVGKEIAKKFLEKNNTVYVLNRGTRKNIEGVIFLKTDRDNYIEMKNTLKDIEVDVIVDVSAYTEEQVNILHKVMKNKFKQYILISSASIYNNIKCTPVNEENQTGENLIWGDYAKNKYLAEKITIENSNLHNFKYTIFRPFYIYGIGNNLDRENYFFSRIKYNLPVFIPSKNNIIQFGYIEDLVLAIESSIENSDFYNQIFNISGNEYVTMSEFVEICGKVINKKAMIEYINTEENKIKARDWFPFREVNLFGDISKLENTGFRNTYSLVQGLEKTYKYNDENDLILKPVLHKIETEN from the coding sequence ATGAAAAAAATTTTAATTATGGGGGGAAATCAATTTGTAGGAAAAGAAATAGCAAAAAAATTTTTAGAAAAAAATAATACAGTTTATGTTTTAAATAGAGGGACAAGAAAAAATATTGAAGGGGTAATTTTTTTAAAAACAGATAGAGATAATTACATTGAAATGAAAAATACTTTAAAAGATATAGAAGTAGATGTTATTGTAGATGTATCAGCTTATACAGAAGAACAAGTTAATATACTGCATAAAGTTATGAAAAATAAGTTTAAACAATATATCTTAATAAGTAGTGCTTCTATATATAATAATATAAAATGTACTCCTGTAAATGAAGAAAATCAAACAGGAGAAAATTTAATATGGGGAGATTATGCTAAAAATAAATATTTAGCAGAAAAGATAACTATTGAAAATTCAAATTTGCATAATTTTAAGTACACTATATTTAGACCTTTTTACATTTATGGAATAGGTAATAACTTAGATAGAGAAAATTATTTTTTTTCAAGAATAAAATATAATTTACCTGTTTTTATTCCTAGTAAAAATAATATAATTCAGTTTGGTTATATTGAAGACTTAGTCTTAGCAATAGAAAGCTCAATAGAGAATTCAGATTTCTATAATCAAATTTTTAATATTTCTGGTAATGAATATGTTACTATGAGTGAATTTGTAGAAATTTGTGGAAAAGTTATAAATAAAAAGGCAATGATAGAGTATATAAATACAGAAGAAAATAAGATAAAGGCAAGAGATTGGTTTCCGTTTAGAGAAGTTAATCTTTTTGGAGATATTTCAAAGTTAGAGAATACAGGTTTTAGAAACACATATTCTTTGGTACAAGGTTTAGAAAAAACATATAAATATAATGATGAAAATGATTTAATTCTAAAACCAGTTCTACACAAAATAGAAACTGAAAATTAA
- a CDS encoding adenylate kinase — protein sequence MINLNLVLFGAPGAGKGTQAKFIVDKYGIPQISTGDILRVAVANQTKLGLEAKKFMDAGQLVPDEVVNGLVAERLAEKDCEKGFIMDGFPRTVVQAKALDEILTKLGKQIEKVIALNVPDADIIERITGRRTSKVTGKIYHIKFNPPVDEKEEDLVQRADDTEEVVVKRLETYHNQTAPVLDYYKAQNKVTEIDGTKKLEDITQDIFKILG from the coding sequence ATGATTAATTTGAATTTAGTATTATTTGGAGCACCAGGAGCAGGAAAAGGAACACAAGCAAAATTTATTGTTGATAAATATGGAATACCTCAAATTTCAACAGGAGATATATTAAGAGTAGCAGTTGCTAATCAAACAAAATTAGGTTTGGAAGCTAAAAAATTTATGGATGCAGGACAATTAGTTCCTGATGAAGTTGTTAATGGTTTAGTTGCTGAAAGATTAGCAGAAAAAGATTGTGAAAAAGGTTTTATAATGGATGGATTCCCAAGAACTGTTGTTCAAGCAAAAGCATTAGATGAAATATTAACAAAATTAGGAAAACAAATAGAAAAAGTTATAGCTTTAAATGTACCAGATGCAGATATAATAGAAAGAATTACAGGAAGAAGAACATCAAAAGTAACTGGAAAAATTTATCATATTAAGTTTAATCCTCCAGTTGATGAAAAAGAAGAAGATTTAGTTCAAAGAGCAGATGATACAGAAGAAGTTGTTGTGAAGAGATTAGAAACTTATCATAATCAAACTGCACCAGTTTTAGATTACTATAAAGCACAAAATAAAGTAACTGAAATTGATGGAACTAAAAAATTAGAAGATATTACACAAGATATATTTAAAATTTTAGGATAG